One segment of Thermodesulfobacteriota bacterium DNA contains the following:
- the cbiQ gene encoding cobalt ECF transporter T component CbiQ, whose product MKHSFLDNYSDIPSVIHGLDPRVKIIGLFFLTVVCVSTPASSYFSFGVYFAVLLGVLLLSNLPFHHVFGRSMIVIPFVFMVAIFIPFLKKDVIGGGYNLGIGGLTVSNSGLMVLWNVVVKSYIGVLCMILLSSTVPFPKLLKGFEDLGLPKIFTTIASFMYRYLFIITDEAQRMKRARDSRCFGGKWIWHSKVIGNMIGTLFIRSYERGERVYVAMLSRGFDGDLKRKERIQRLRPMDYIFLSILITVVTGVRLMV is encoded by the coding sequence ATGAAACACTCGTTTTTAGACAATTACAGTGATATTCCTAGTGTGATTCATGGATTAGATCCAAGGGTCAAAATCATTGGCCTCTTCTTTCTCACAGTTGTATGTGTTAGTACCCCAGCATCTTCCTACTTCAGCTTTGGTGTATATTTTGCAGTACTTCTAGGGGTTCTTTTACTGTCAAACCTCCCCTTCCATCATGTATTTGGGAGATCAATGATAGTTATCCCCTTTGTATTTATGGTAGCAATATTTATCCCCTTTTTAAAGAAAGATGTAATTGGAGGGGGGTATAACCTGGGTATAGGCGGACTTACAGTTTCTAATAGCGGGCTTATGGTCTTGTGGAATGTGGTTGTCAAGTCATACATAGGTGTACTATGTATGATTCTCCTATCTTCAACTGTTCCCTTTCCAAAACTACTGAAGGGATTTGAGGATTTGGGATTGCCTAAAATATTCACCACGATTGCGTCTTTCATGTACAGGTATCTCTTTATCATTACAGACGAAGCGCAAAGGATGAAAAGAGCCAGAGATTCCAGATGCTTTGGTGGGAAATGGATATGGCACTCAAAGGTGATAGGCAATATGATTGGTACCCTTTTTATAAGAAGCTACGAGAGAGGAGAAAGAGTGTATGTTGCTATGCTTTCCAGGGGTTTTGATGGCGATTTGAAGAGAAAAGAAAGGATACAGAGATTGAGACCAATGGATTATATCTTTTTGTCTATTTTAATCACTGTAGTTACCGGTGTGAGGTTAATGGTATGA
- a CDS encoding transporter, with product MFIRIVVFFTMLFWSGLAFGAHPLITDDAGTLGRGKFQLELNGKYDHTDEDGVTEKTTEIATALGYGVTNNMDIVLGIPYQYTRTDDSDTTNTEDGISDTSIDLKWRFYERDGFSIALKPGITFPTGDDQKGLGAGRVTYGAFFINTKEIGAWAFHLNLGYKRNENEVDEEKDIWHASFASEVETAKNIKAVANIGIESNTDKTSNTNPAFILGGVIYSVSENFDVDFGVKGGLNKTESDYSILAGITLRF from the coding sequence ATGTTTATACGAATAGTTGTATTCTTTACTATGCTGTTTTGGAGTGGATTGGCATTTGGTGCACATCCTCTTATAACAGACGATGCAGGCACCCTGGGCAGGGGGAAATTTCAGCTTGAACTCAATGGAAAGTATGACCATACTGATGAAGATGGAGTTACAGAAAAGACAACTGAGATAGCAACAGCATTGGGCTACGGGGTAACAAACAATATGGACATAGTTTTAGGTATCCCATACCAGTATACAAGGACAGATGATTCAGATACTACAAATACAGAGGATGGCATATCAGACACATCTATTGATTTAAAATGGCGTTTTTATGAAAGGGATGGTTTTAGCATTGCCCTGAAACCCGGTATCACATTTCCCACAGGGGACGATCAAAAAGGACTTGGTGCCGGGAGGGTGACATATGGAGCTTTTTTTATTAACACAAAGGAAATAGGGGCATGGGCATTTCACTTAAACCTGGGATATAAGAGGAATGAAAATGAGGTTGATGAGGAAAAGGATATATGGCATGCATCTTTTGCATCAGAGGTAGAAACAGCTAAAAATATTAAAGCAGTTGCAAACATTGGTATAGAAAGCAATACCGACAAGACTTCCAACACAAACCCTGCCTTTATCCTGGGAGGGGTAATCTACTCCGTCTCGGAGAACTTTGATGTGGATTTTGGTGTCAAGGGCGGGTTAAATAAAACAGAGTCAGATTATTCAATCCTTGCGGGGATAACGCTGAGGTTCTAG
- a CDS encoding ABC transporter ATP-binding protein has product MNKEKAVEILNLTYRYPDGNLALQDVNLSIFVGESVAIIGHNGAGKSTLLLHLNGILNKNAAVKIFGKSVNGKNLKSIRRMVGMVFQDPDDQLFCPTVYDDVVFGPINMGMNDKEAKERVTEVLGRIGLSGFEKRSAHHMSAGEKKRAAIATVLSMEPKILIFDEPTSNLDPKMRRVLIDLIKSFPETKIIVSHDLPIALELCQRIIILEEGRVVEDGSVKDILGKRKVLERYEIDPTYNCQFCDMLKS; this is encoded by the coding sequence ATGAACAAAGAAAAGGCAGTGGAGATTTTAAACCTAACTTACAGGTATCCGGATGGAAATCTGGCATTACAGGACGTGAATCTCAGCATTTTTGTAGGAGAATCCGTAGCCATTATAGGACATAACGGGGCAGGAAAGTCTACTTTGCTTTTACATTTAAATGGCATACTGAATAAAAACGCTGCGGTTAAGATCTTTGGGAAATCCGTAAACGGGAAAAACCTTAAGAGTATTCGGCGGATGGTGGGTATGGTCTTTCAAGACCCTGATGACCAGCTCTTCTGTCCTACTGTCTACGATGATGTAGTTTTTGGTCCTATAAATATGGGGATGAACGATAAGGAGGCAAAGGAGAGGGTTACGGAGGTTCTGGGAAGGATTGGGTTATCAGGTTTCGAAAAGAGGTCTGCGCATCACATGAGTGCCGGGGAGAAAAAGAGGGCTGCCATTGCAACAGTTTTATCAATGGAACCTAAAATCCTTATATTTGATGAGCCGACAAGTAACCTGGACCCAAAGATGCGGCGGGTCCTGATAGACCTCATTAAGTCTTTCCCTGAAACAAAAATAATAGTATCACACGACCTGCCTATTGCCCTAGAGCTGTGCCAAAGAATAATAATCCTTGAAGAAGGCAGGGTTGTAGAAGACGGGTCAGTTAAAGATATTTTAGGGAAAAGGAAGGTGCTCGAACGATACGAAATAGACCCAACCTACAATTGCCAGTTTTGTGATATGCTTAAATCGTAA
- a CDS encoding flavin reductase family protein, whose amino-acid sequence MEVKPNTIKALEKITYGLYILTTKMGKEINGMIASWVSQVSFSPPLVMVVIRKKRYSHKMVKESGVFALSVLGKDNSGLVSKFKASTPEEKFKGIRWETKTTGAPIIGETIAYMDCKLVDSIDTGDHTIFVGKIVDADTLRDGIPMTSLDYGKVYIGQS is encoded by the coding sequence ATGGAAGTAAAACCAAACACAATTAAGGCACTGGAAAAGATAACATACGGGCTTTATATACTTACTACAAAAATGGGAAAGGAAATAAACGGGATGATTGCCTCCTGGGTTTCGCAGGTCTCTTTTAGTCCCCCCCTTGTCATGGTAGTTATACGAAAGAAAAGATATTCACATAAGATGGTGAAAGAGAGCGGTGTATTTGCACTGAGTGTTCTGGGTAAAGATAATAGCGGATTGGTCAGCAAATTTAAGGCATCTACCCCGGAAGAGAAATTTAAAGGGATAAGATGGGAAACAAAAACTACCGGCGCTCCCATAATCGGCGAAACCATTGCCTATATGGACTGTAAGTTAGTAGACTCCATTGATACAGGTGATCATACCATTTTCGTAGGAAAGATTGTCGACGCAGATACCCTTAGAGATGGCATTCCCATGACCAGTCTGGATTACGGCAAGGTTTACATTGGTCAAAGCTAA
- a CDS encoding PDGLE domain-containing protein, with amino-acid sequence MNNVSIKAFVLVGLLISLLIAIFVSPFASSYPDGLEKVAEIKGFLEKGEEWVLWKLSLMPDYSIPGSKNEKIATGLSGFIGTLIVFGVGYGVARLIRSKRSQHKV; translated from the coding sequence ATGAACAACGTAAGCATAAAGGCATTTGTTCTTGTCGGTCTATTGATTTCTCTGCTGATAGCCATATTCGTTTCCCCTTTTGCTTCATCCTATCCTGATGGATTGGAAAAGGTAGCTGAAATAAAGGGGTTTTTGGAAAAAGGCGAGGAATGGGTTTTATGGAAACTATCGCTTATGCCAGATTATTCCATCCCGGGTTCCAAGAATGAAAAGATTGCTACGGGGCTATCCGGCTTTATAGGAACACTCATTGTTTTCGGTGTCGGATATGGTGTTGCCAGGCTCATTCGTTCAAAAAGATCACAGCATAAAGTTTGA
- a CDS encoding HDIG domain-containing metalloprotein encodes MTPTLEECLDLMKEHNMLENIVHHSLMVNEVGLWLSEELNKTGENIDMAKVRAGALLHDITKTKSITTGEDHARTGSELLEKLGFTSISEIVRQHVMTDDALNSPTISEIEIVNYADKRVLHNKVVTLRERFDDLRKRYGTTQERVHLISQSEKRTIEVENKIFSRLDVTPDALLSITIENYALEPQRYPRKD; translated from the coding sequence ATGACCCCTACCTTAGAAGAATGTTTGGATTTGATGAAAGAACACAATATGCTGGAGAATATTGTTCACCATAGCCTTATGGTTAATGAGGTTGGGCTCTGGCTTTCTGAAGAATTGAATAAAACAGGTGAAAATATAGACATGGCAAAGGTCCGGGCAGGTGCCTTGCTCCATGACATCACTAAAACCAAAAGCATAACCACAGGTGAAGACCATGCCAGGACAGGAAGCGAGCTTTTAGAAAAACTGGGATTTACAAGTATAAGCGAAATAGTCAGACAGCATGTAATGACCGATGATGCTCTAAATTCACCCACAATTTCAGAGATAGAGATTGTCAACTATGCTGACAAAAGGGTACTGCATAACAAGGTTGTAACCCTTAGAGAAAGATTTGATGACCTGAGAAAAAGATACGGCACCACTCAAGAAAGGGTCCACTTAATCAGTCAATCGGAAAAGAGGACAATCGAGGTGGAGAATAAGATATTCTCCAGATTGGATGTAACCCCCGATGCCCTCCTGTCTATAACGATTGAAAACTACGCCCTAGAACCTCAGCGTTATCCCCGCAAGGATTGA